A stretch of the Nicotiana tabacum cultivar K326 chromosome 6, ASM71507v2, whole genome shotgun sequence genome encodes the following:
- the LOC107770701 gene encoding methylesterase 17, translating to MGEESVDIRLEIEKAKVPLPPQPQRTHFVLVHGIGGGGWCWYKIRSLMENSGYKVTCLDLKGAGIDQADPNTIISFDEYNKPLIDFLSSTLPDSEQVILVGHSAGGLSVTDATHKFAKKVKVAVYIAATMLRTGFVTTQDVKDGVPDLSDFGEFADVYDIGFGSGPEQPPTSIVIKKSLQRKIIYQISPLEDSTLATMLLRPGPIQALQSARFKEGGEGAERVPRIYIRTARDRVMKPEQQDAMIRKWQPQHVCTLESDHSPFFSAPFTLFGLLVKVAASF from the exons ATGGGAGAAGAATCTGTAGACATAAGGTTGGAAATAGAGAAGGCGAAGGTGCCACTGCCACCACAGCCACAACGAACCCATTTCGTCCTAGTACATGGAATAGGGGGAGGAGGGTGGTGCTGGTACAAAATTAGGTCTCTTATGGAGAATTCCGGCTACAAAGTCACATGTCTTGACCTTAAAGGTGCTGGAATCGACCAAGCTGATCCGAACACCATTATTTCTTTTGATGAATACAACAAGCCTCTCATCGATTTTTTGTCATCTACTTTGCCTGATAGTGAACAG GTAATATTGGTAGGACATAGCGCTGGAGGACTGAGTGTTACGGATGCAACCCATAAATTCGCAAAGAAAGTAAAGGTGGCAGTGTATATAGCAGCAACCATGTTGAGAACTGGTTTTGTGACTACACAAGATGTTAAAGAT GGAGTCCCCGATTTATCAGATTTTGGAGAATTTGCTGATGTATATGACATAGGATTCGGATCAGGACCCGAACAACCTCCAACCAGTATAGTTATTAAGAAAAGTTTACAACGCAAAATTATTTATCAAATCAGCCCCCTTGAG GATTCAACATTAGCGACAATGTTGTTGAGACCAGGACCAATTCAAGCGTTACAAAGCGCGCGATTCAAAGAAGGCGGCGAGGGAGCAGAGAGGGTGCCTCGAATATACATAAGAACGGCGCGTGATCGAGTGATGAAGCCGGAGCAGCAAGACGCAATGATCAGAAAATGGCAACCGCAACATGTGTGCACCTTGGAAAGTGATCATAGCCCATTCTTCTCTGCTCCTTTCACGCTATTCGGTCTGCTTGTCAAGGTTGCTGCTTCTTTTTAG